GTAATTTGGGCAACGCCTGGCTCTCTGGGTATTATTGGATGGGTATCTCCCAGTAATTGCAACCAGCACGAGCCGTGGTGAGCTCAGCTctccacctcccagccccgggTTGAAGCCGCTCTCACCTTGTCAATGAAGGAAGCAAATTTGTTGTTCAGCTGCTTCATCTCCTCCCGCTCATGTGTTCGCACCTTCTGGATCTCAGGGTCGATTTCAAGGTTGAGCGGGGCCAGCAGGCTCTGGTTGATGGTCACTTCCCTGATGCCACCCGGCGGGCAAGGGGGAAAGCCTTGACCTCCCATCCCGCCGTCAAATCCTCCACCAAAGCCACCAAAACCACCACCGAGGCCTCCACCGAAGCCGCCTCCGACCCCACCACCATAGCTGCCACCAAATCCTGCCCCAGCACCGTAGCCGTAGCCAAAGCCTCCTTGGCCACCAGCCCCAAAACCTCTGCAGACACCGCCACCTCCACCGAATCCTCCCAGAGAGGTGCTTTTACTCCCTCCCAAGCAATAGAggctcctgctgctgaagccaCCAGCGTTTCCAGGTCCCCTACATCCTCCACGGGACACAGAGCTGAACGTGACCTTGTTCCTCCCTCCAAAGCAAGCGGAGCTGGAGCTGAATCCCTTGCCGAGACCACAGGACTGGCGAGACATGGTGATGGGTCCCAAAAAGTCAACCCGTGAAGAGAGAAGAGCCGAGCGATGCGGTGCACAGGAGGTTCGGAGGCAAGAGGAGGTGAGTCCTGTGGGTGCTGTGGCTGTGCGCCCCTTTTTATGTGCTCAAGGAGTTGGCCGGGTGTCAGGGGAGTGGagatgtctttattttttattttttttttattattattctattcATTGTTTTAGGGCTTGGAAGGATGCCCTCTTCTCTTTGCCACCACCATGACCTGCCTCAAAACACTCCCTCGAGagctaagaaaaacaaagctattGTTGGTGTTGGAAGCACGACTCCAAATCAAATTCCCTTAGCTGCAACTGTCAACCCATCACGGACCTTTCTGAGCCTCTTACGGCGAAGACAAAGCACTACAAATTCCTTGACATATTACACCCTCAAGGGAGACCCTTGTTTTAGCTAAATCATTCATTTTGAGCCTGATGGCAGGTGCTTGGTTCACTGAATTCCAACAAAAACGTGATTTCTCAATCACACCCTCAGATGCACTCCCGTTCAACCTCCTCCTTCAGAAGAGGTTTGACTCGGGTTGTCCAAAACTGTTTCACAACCAGAGAGCATTAGTACTTGGCAGGGTTATAAAATTAGTTTCATGTCAATAAAGATGACTTAGAAACACTTTTAAGAaggttttaaagtcattttAGATCACCCTGAGTAGTCTGTTGAGCCTGGAGGGACGCGAAGGGATTTAGAGTGACCGAAATATCTTGAATTTTCCGCGTTGCACGCCCTTCGCCAGGGCCGAGATGCCATCACCAGCCCGCAGAGCTCTGCTCCACGTCCGTGTCGGCGGGTCCGGATCCCTCCCGGGCTGGAATCCTTCCAGGCATTGCCGGGATATTTCCCGATCATCCTCGCAGGGTCTCCAGCCACGAGCCCCCTCCGCAGCACGTGGCGCTTGGCAAAGCCGCGCTATGACCCATTAGCGAGCTcgcattgtttaaaaaaaaaaaaaaaaaaaaaaaaaaaagcacgaCTTAATTGCTTAACCgcttttaatttatattttaatgagcGGAGGTGTCTGAAGATGCCTTCCGACCGAGGATCCACGTTTATCCCACCGTTACAAAAAACTAAGAAGCCGTAAAACTTCCCCCCAAACCACAAGCTGCAGCTGAAGCCGTGACAATAAAAGCCAACTGTGTAATTATCCTTTTTATTGCAGACGCTCGTCGGAGAGGTTTGGGGAACCGGTTTCAGCTCCGACCCTATTCACccctagcttttttttttttttttccccctgcaaaCATGCAAATCTGGGTCTGGGTGCATCTCTGCAGGAAGGGACGACTTTTCCTCCTGAACCTCATCGGGCATTCGTTGAACTGCAGGATTTTCAGCCCAGGGGGGGGATTTGCATCGCAGGGAACAGGGAAACTCGCGCTTCCCTTTGGCAACCAGCATCCCGCACGCCCCGGTCCCACCTGGAAACCCTCTCCCACCCCGGGGCTCTGGGATCCCCGATTTTCCAGCTCGCGGTGAGGACGTGATCGGGGTGAGAAGGGAAGCGGCTTGAACCCAGCTCTGGCCGGGGGAAAGGAGGCGGCGGCTGCATCTCCCCGACCTTACGCAACCGGCAGATCTGCCGAGAAACCGAATGAACCTGTTCGAGCCCAGGCGGAGAGCGTAGCTGCTGGGAGTTCCCAGGGTGGCTCCTGGCACGGATCCTGGCTCCCCGCCGGCCGCGGCGCTTGCCCAAGAAGCCGGCTGTTGGGCCAAACCACCCTGCTACACCCATGAAGTCCTGCCCCACCACGGTGGGGTGGGAAAAACTTGCTGGGACACTGGGGCTCCCTCCCAAATCCATCCCGCATCCCAAAGCTGAGCATCTCGGATGCTCCAGCGCTTGCCGGGATGGTTAAATGCACCAGGAGCAAAGCGCCGGTGACGGCAGTGTCTGCTGGGGACCCAACGTTGGCCACCGTCACCCACCCGGCACCAGGACGGAGTGACCCGGCGGCAGCAGCAAAGTTTTGGGTTGAGCATCCCGGGGTGGGAAGCACGCCCTGGAGATGACCTTCCTCCCAAATCCATGGGGTGGGGAGCGGAGACAGAGCCCATGGGACAACCCGGCCCCGCTGTAATTGCCGGCACCTCCTGTCCTGCCTCCCCCACggcaggctgggaggagagacCGAATTCCAGCAACTCCTCTCTCCTCACGAGAGCTGTGACGGTAGCGAAGCTGACGTAGCGTGCGGCAGGGATTAGACGTTTCCGAACGCAGGAGACGCCAGCCCTCCTCTTAAATACCAGCTGGTAGCTCAGGTTCCCTTCCTACACCAGAAATCCAGATAAAAATCTCAACATCGGGTTACGGATGGGTTTAAATCCACGTGGCTCCGTCACTAAGGACCCGGACACCCCACTGGACATGTCCAAGAGCTCATCAGCCGTCCATCCCCATTGCTCTCCAGCAAAGCCCACACCCACGTCCACCTCCCGAGGGGTTTCTCCCCTCCCTAAGAACAGCGGACAAAGCCCCAGCCTTACACGCACACCCGAGAGCTTTGCTAGGCCAGGCTTGAACGAGAtgctggaaagagaaagcaggctCTTCCCATGGAAAGATATAAATAACCGTGTTTTTTGCGTCCTAACCCTAGCCCAGAGGTGAAACCTGATCCCAAGAGGTTCTGCAGCTCCGCGAACGCGTACGGCCGCATTTCTTTAACGAGCTTCCGAGACTCGCTCGGGGCTCCGCAAGGCCACGGCAGGAAAGTCGGGCGCACGTGCACCCCCGCGGAGGTGCAGCCTGAGCATCGCCGGCAGGTCCCCGCCGCCGTGGGGTGGCAGCTGTGGGACGCGCAGGCTCGGTCCCCGATCTGCTGTGGGTCATCCCTCCCTCATCTGCTGGCGGGTTCCTGCGCGGGGGCACGGGGGTCCGCGGGCTCGACGGAGGAGCAGGCACGCTGCCCGCACCTCGGCGGGAGATGAACCCCTGGCAGGAGGCAACCCTTTCCTGCACCGTACCCGGACAGAAACTGGGATTTATCCTGCCGGGAGCTGCTGGTGCTCAGCATCTCTCATGAGGATCGTAGGGATCACGGTGCTGGAAGCAGCACAGTCCCTTGCGTGCAACACCGGTTTATACCGGGAGTATTTCAGAGCCAGGGAACCTGCTCAAAGCCATCGATGGGCATCGAAGCCCACGGCAGCAAGCGCAGCCCTCGCCGAAGGCTGACGCTGGGCTCCCCGGTCTCGCTGCTTGTTGTCCCCAGGGGCCAGGTCCCACatgcaaagcagaggaaagaaagagagaaaagaaatcagggCGGGCAGGCGAGTCCCGCGGAGCTCTTTGATGGTGCACCCCACGGGATggctcctctcccagcagagaGGGGTGGGAAGAGGGGGTGTCTCCTCGTTGGGGGTTAAAAAAGACTCTGGACAACCCTGTGCATCAATCCCGGAGCTGGAAATCCGGGATATCCCTACCCACGGGTGTCCCTCGTACCCCCCCCCACGGGAGAGGGGACCACTGATAGGGGCTCGCAGCACGGGCAGCATCCACGCCGCAGCGCCCGTAACCTCAACCGggggaaagcagagcaaaaacCAGAGAGCCCAAATGTACCCGGTTTCACCCCAAAGCTGCCCCGGGACTGCGTTTAACCGAGAAAACCCCCGCTTTGTCGAACAGTAAAGGAGCAGGAGACTCCCGGCTGCTCAACCGGCAATTACTAACCAGGCAAATTGCAAGGCCGGGACGTGAGCTGGGAatcataaaagcagaaataacaagGTGGGTCCCGAGAGAGATCAAAGCGGGGTGTTGCAGAAGACGGGCGGTACCCCCGCTCCTGTCAGAGCTGCAATTGCAGAGAGCAAAGAGCCCCGGGCGCTGGCTCCGGAGCCTCCTCGCAATAAACGCTGCTGCTAACACATAGCTCACAGGCAGCCCCTTCTCCTGGGAACCCGCGGCCCTCCCTCCGTGACATCAATAACAGCAATCGTTCTTATTATTGCGGTGATGCCATTAAACGCTTTCCCCTGACGCAGCACCGGCACCTCTGTCGGGGTGTCACTTCTCCCGCTGTCCCCCGCCATCCCGCTGGACGAGCATCTTTCCCCGCTGCAGGGAACggctcttcccagccctgcctcacCCCGGGTAAAACGGAGCCCCGCTCCGCCATGAACCGCGTCTTCGGGATCATCTCGGACATAGCCGGGAGGAGCATCCGCTTGGACTGGAAGCGGGAAGCCGggagacacccccccacacacacacaaccccccCCGNNNNNNNNNNNNNNNNNNNNNNNNNNNNNNNNNNNNNNNNNNNNNNNNNNNNNNNNNNNNNNNNNNNNNNNNNNNNNNNNNNNNNNNNNNNNNNNNNNNNGTTAGAGCACGGCACGGCACACGGCTCAGCAGAGCGCAGGCGTGGCAGGGCGTGGGTACGGCACACGTGCACGGCACAGCACAGGGTGCACCCATGGGTGGCGGCCCGGCAGGGGTTCCCCCCCCCTCACCAGCTTGATCTCGCCGTTGCCCACGATGAGGCTGAACTCGCTCAGGTCCTTCATCAGCCCGTTGAGCACCTCGGCCGCCCGCTTGCGCTgctgcccccccagctcccGCACCCGCTGCAGCTCCGTCTCCAGAGACAGCGTCGTCGCCTGCGGGCACGGTGCGGCCTggcaccccggcacccccccggcaccccggcacccccccagcacccccctggcaccccggcacccccccagcaccccccggggcacccctgcacccccctggcacccctgcaccccccggCATCCCCCGCACCCACCCggcacccctgcacccccctggcaccccctgcacccccctggCACCCCAGAACCCCCCCAAGACCCCTCTGGCACCCCCCACCCTGGCACacccctgacaccccccccaccccgctcgGTCCCAGTTTGGAGGGGCTCtggctctgggggtcccagctggggtggggatgggggtccCAGCCGATTCCTGGTCTGGGTCCCATTTACCAGTGGGGGGTCCCAGTTGGGTCCCAGTGGGACACTGAGGGTCACCAATGGGGTCCCAGTGGGGTTCCCAGGAGGGTCCCAGTTGGGCGCCCATGGGGGTCCCAGTTGGGTCCCAGTGTGATGCTGAGGGTCACCAGTGGGGTCCCAGTGGGGGTTCCCATCATGGTTCCCAGTAGGGTCCTAGTGGGGTTCCCAGTTGGGTGCCCATGGGGGTCCCAGTAGGGTCCCAGTTGGGGTTCCCAGTTGCGGAGCCACTTTGGAGTTCCCAGTAGGGTCCTAGTGGGGCTCCCAGTTGGGTGCCTGTCGGGGGTCCCAGTGGGGTTCCCAGTTGGGTGCCCATGGGGTTCCCAGTAGGGTCCCAGCTGGGTGCCCATGGGGATCCCAGTAGGGTCCCAGCTGGGTGCCTGTCGGGGGTCCCAgccgggggtgccgggggggtcACCTCGGTGCGGGCCAGCTCGTCGGCCAGCCGGCGGTTGTGGCGGCCGGTGTCCTCGGCCTCCTGCGCCTTGCGGTCGTAGCTGCGGGCCAGCTCCTCCAGCGCCGCCAGCACCTCGGCCACCTCGGCACGGGCCGCCCCGTGTTCCGCACGCAGCGCCGCCAGCTCCCGCCGTGCCgcgtcccccccaccccgtgccgCCGCCAGCACCTGCGGGACCCAGAGGGGTCCGGGGGTCAGGGTGGGGGTCCCAGAGGGGTCccaggggttggggggggggtcccagagGGGTCCCAGGGGGTCAGGGTGGGGGTCCCAGAGGGGTCTGGGGGGTCGGGGTGAGGGTCCCTGAGGGGTCCCAAGGGGTCAGGGTGGAGGGGgtcagggggtgagggtgaagGTCCCAGGGGAGTTCAGGGGGTCAGGGTCCcaagggggtttggggggtcaGGGGAGGGTCCCAGAGGGGTCCcaggggttggggtgggggtCCCAACAGGGCTCAGGGTGGTGGGGTCCCAGGGTTGAGGGTAGGGGTCCCAGAGGAGTCCATGGCGTCAGGGTGGGGGGCCCAGGGGTCACAGTGGGGGTCTCAGAGGGGTTCCGACAGGGTCAgggtggggggtcccaggggctcggggtggggggggcaaGTGATCAGGGTGGAGATCCCAGAGGGGTCCAGGTGGGTCCCAGGGGATctggggggtcccagggggaTCAGCGCGGGGTCCCAGCAGGGTGCGGTGACGGGGTCAGTCAGAgacggggggacacgggggccGGGGGGTGCCAGGGGGGGCCCCTCACCTCCTCCTGGTCCAGCATCTGTTGCTTGAGCTTCTCCATGATCTGGCTCTGCTGGTTGATCTCGTCGTCCTGGGGGGAGGACACGAGGGTCCGCACCGGCCGACcccgaggggctgggggcatcggggggggctcggggggggccTGGAGCCTGCCAGGAGGTGCCGGGGGTCCCGGGGTGCTGAGGGtcctgggggatgctggggggacCGGGAGGTCCCCAAGGGTCCTGGGGAGTCTCAGGGGTCCTGGGGGGTCCCGGCAGGTCCAGAGGGGTCtttgggggtccccaggggtgCCAGggaggggtctggggggggggggtccccacctTGTCATCCAGCTGCTTGTAGAGCTTGCGGATCTCCTCCTCGTACTTGCGGCGCTCCTCGTCGGAGATGTGGATGACGATGGAGGAGCTGTTGTCGTTGAGGGGGGTCTCGCCGACGGgtcccgtccccgtcccctcccctgTCCCCTCGCCCGTCCCGGCCTCCGCCTCGGCCCCGCTCAGCTGCTCCGTCTCGGGCACGGCCTCCCCTGGGGACACGGCCTCAGTTTCCCCGtctgcggggcgggggggtgtcgCGGGGTCCTCGCCCGGGCGCCGGGGTCCCCCCTCACCGCTCCGCCAGCGGCTCAGCTCGGCCTCCAGCTTCCCGATGGTTTCCTTCAGCGCCTtgttcttctccttctccttctcgTACTTCTTCTTCCACTGCTCGGCCGTCAGCTCCAGGTTCACCGACGCCGTGTTCTTGATGGTCTTGGCCCTGGatgggcacggggagggggggacaccccTCAACCGGGGcacccccccgctccccccttCCAGGCGGCACCCCCGGGGACCCCTCAGAGGTGCCCACCCCCAGCTCAGGGCCCCCTCCCGGCTCTGGGGACCCCCGCTGCACCCCCCCACCATGGgaaatattgggggggggggggtgctgtcATGGTGCACGGGTGCAGGAGGTGCGCTTGGGGTGCAGTGGGCACTTGGGGTGCTGTTGGGGTGCAGTTGGGGTGCAAAGGGTGCATGGGGTGCAGTTGGGGTGCAGTGGGTGCTTGGGGTGCAGTTGGGGTGCAATTGGGGCGCTGATGGGATGCAACGGGTGCTGTTGGGGTGCAGTTGGGTCGCAAAGGGTGCCTGGGGTGCAGTTGGGGTGCAATTGGGGTGCAGTGGGTGCCGTTGGGGTGCCGTTGAGGTGCGACGGATGCATGGGGTGCAGTTAGGGCACAGTTGGGGTGCAAAGGGTGCATGGGGTGCAGTTGGGGTGCAGCTGGGGTCCATTTGGGACCCAGCGGGTGCATGGGGTGCAGTTGGGGTGCAATGAGTGCCATCGGGGTGCTGTTGGGGTCCAGTTGGGACCCAGCGGGTGCATGGGGTGCAGTTGGGCCCCAGCTGAGGTGCAGAGGGGTGCAGGGGCACCCCGACACCCCTGGagcccccccccacctctgcccGAACATGAGGGTGGACTTGGTCTCGGCGTCGTTGTAGCTGGAGGGGGAGCAGCAGATGAACATGGTGGTGCGGCAGTTCCCCCCCAGCGAGTCCTGCAGGATCCGCGTCATCTTGCTGTCCCGGTACGGCACGTAGGCTTTCTgcggggggggcgcgggggctcagcgggtgccccccccccccagccccagggtgcCCAGGGCAGAGCGggagggggctggcagggggggGCACACGCGGGGTCTCACCGTGCCCTCGGCCAGCGCCGAGATGACGTTGCCCAGCGCCGACAGCGACTTGTTGATGTTCTTGGCCTCATCCAGCACGGCCCCCTCTGCCCCCGTCTTGCTGACCTGCGGGGACGGGCAGCTCAGAGACCCCCATGgggccacccccaccccagggacccccaacCCAGGGACCCCCATGgggccacccccaccccagggacccctccaccccagggacccccccaccccagggacccccccaagGCCCCCAAACCCAAGGATGCCACCAGCCAGTGGACCCCCAGAGACCCCCAATCCAGAGACCCTTCATCAAAGACCCCCACCCCGAAGACCCCCAGCCCCGACgtcccccagcccactggcCCCCTCCAAGCTCCCCACCCTCCCAGCGTCCCCCCGGGTTCATCCTCCACCCAGGTTCCCCCAGAGACCCCCCCCAATCCCACATTCCCCAACCCAGGGCCCCCCAAAGACaccatctcccccccccccagcccaagccccccccccagggtcCCTCGGTGCCGGGGTCCCCCCGACCTTCTCGCTCCCGGCCAGGTCGACCAGGTAGAGCTTCCCGCTGAGCTTCTGCTCCGTCTCCACGTTCTCCTGCTTGATGTTGATGAGGAAGATGCTGTGGCTGCGGGAGCTGTGCTCGTTCATGTCTGCGGGCACGGCGAGAGGCTGCACGCCTGCGCCCCCGGGgacccccgcacccccccggcaccccacGCTGCCCCAGAGACCCTGCAGTGACCCACGGATCCCCCCCGCTGCACCCTGGGGACCCCATCATTCCCCAGGGACACCCCTCCCCGATGCCCCAGggaccccacagcaccccagggacccccacgGTGCCCCAGAGAACCCATGAtgccccagggacccccacagcaccccaggAACCCCCCTGATGTCCCAGGGGTCCCCGTGGCACCCCAATGACCCCTACAGCACCCCAGGAACCCTACAgtgccccagggacccccacagcaccccagggacccccacaGTGCCCCAGAGAACCCATGAtgccccagggacccccacagcaccccagggGCCCCCCTGATGTCCCAAGGGTCCCTGTGGCACCCCAAT
Above is a window of Balearica regulorum gibbericeps isolate bBalReg1 chromosome 29, bBalReg1.pri, whole genome shotgun sequence DNA encoding:
- the LOC142598592 gene encoding kinesin heavy chain-like, with translation MAEPSTECSIKVLCRFRPLNQAEILRGDKFLPVFQGDDSVVVGGKPYVFDRVFPPNTTQEQVYHACAMQIVKDVLAGYNGTIFAYGQTSSGKTHTMEGKLHDPQQMGIIPRIAQDIFNHIYSMDENLEFHIKVSYFEIYLDKIRDLLDMTKTNLSVHEDKNRVPYVKGCTERFVSSPEEILDVIDEGKSNRHVAVTNMNEHSSRSHSIFLINIKQENVETEQKLSGKLYLVDLAGSEKVSKTGAEGAVLDEAKNINKSLSALGNVISALAEGTKAYVPYRDSKMTRILQDSLGGNCRTTMFICCSPSSYNDAETKSTLMFGQRAKTIKNTASVNLELTAEQWKKKYEKEKEKNKALKETIGKLEAELSRWRSGEAVPETEQLSGAEAEAGTGEGTGEGTGTGPVGETPLNDNSSSIVIHISDEERRKYEEEIRKLYKQLDDKDDEINQQSQIMEKLKQQMLDQEEVLAAARGGGDAARRELAALRAEHGAARAEVAEVLAALEELARSYDRKAQEAEDTGRHNRRLADELARTEATTLSLETELQRVRELGGQQRKRAAEVLNGLMKDLSEFSLIVGNGEIKLSKRMLLPAMSEMIPKTRFMAERGSVLPGEGNLSYQLVFKRRAGVSCVRKRLIPAARYVSFATVTALFWTTRVKPLLKEEVERECI